From a single Rosa rugosa chromosome 7, drRosRugo1.1, whole genome shotgun sequence genomic region:
- the LOC133722613 gene encoding aspartic proteinase 36-like, producing MEPRGLGGFVAAALVVLVSALVVNVSGNLVFPVSHKFNGREGASLSELKAHDHRRHARFLGAATQNAIDITLGGSGNPTGNGLYYAKLGIGNPSHDYYVQVDTGSDLLWVSCAECGKGCPDHSEIDGVKLTLYDRNSSSTSKVVTCGDNFCTSIHKKQNQSQVSNCKPDEKCTYHIEYGDGSTTTGYYVKDDVQFQKATGNLQTSSTSGSVILGCGIKQSGGLNNPHTAVSGLIGFGQGNASMLSQLVAAGKVRNKFAHCLDNTKKGGGIWAIGEVVEPKMKYTSPIVPNQVHYNVVLEKMEVGSDVIKLPTSGGGVFDKIFGSSTSDQTMAIFDSGTTLTYLPPELQEQMVKKILAAEPGLKLKKIDDNEFTCFEYSKNIDEKFPIVKFSFKNSASLWVYPHDYLFNMKEDHWCHGWMQSKPGSKTGILLGDMILSNKVVVYDLEKQVLGWADHNCSSSIKVKDDQSGSDYSVQYHNLASDASSLRLPMSFVLLATAAATAMMQMTSI from the exons ATGGAACCAAGAGGCCTAGGTGGTTTCGTTGCGGCGGCGTTGGTGGTGCTTGTTTCGGCATTGGTCGTCAATGTGTCCGGTAACTTGGTTTTCCCGGTGAGCCATAAGTTTAATGGTAGAGAGGGAGCGTCTTTGAGTGAACTTAAAGCCCATGATCATCGCCGTCACGCTAGATTTCTCGGGGCAGCCACCCAGAATGCTATCGATATAACTTTGGGCGGCAGCGGCAATCCTACTGGAAATGG GCTCTACTATGCTAAACTTGGGATTGGGAATCCTTCACACGACTATTACGTGCAAGTTGATACCGGAAGTGACCTACTTTGGGTGAGTTGCGCTGAGTGCGGCAAAGGCTGCCCTGACCATTCTGAAATCGATGGTGTTAAACTAACACTTTACGATCGAAACAGCTCTTCCACTTCAAAGGTAGTGACTTGTGGTGATAACTTTTGCACTTCCAtacacaaaaaacaaaatcaaagtcaAGTGTCCAACTGCAAGCCAGACGAGAAATGCACCTACCATATTGAATATGGAGACGGAAGTACAACTACCGGATACTATGTCAAGGATGATGTGCAATTTCAGAAAGCTACCGGAAACCTTCAAACATCCTCCACTAGTGGATCTGTAATATTGGG GTGCGGGATTAAACAATCCGGCGGGCTAAATAACCCTCATACAGCAGTTTCCGGGTTAATTGGTTTTGGACAGGGAAATGCATCCATGCTTTCACAGCTAGTAGCCGCAGGAAAGGTGAGGAATAAATTTGCACATTGTTTGGATAACACGAAAAAAGGTGGTGGAATCTGGGCTATAGGAGAAGTGGTCGAACCCAAAATGAAGTACACATCACCTATCGTACCAAATCA GGTTCATTACAATGTCGTGTTGGAGAAAATGGAGGTTGGAAGTGATGTTATTAAACTTCCTactagtggtggtggtgttttTGATAAAATATTTGGCAGCAGTACTTCAGACCAAACTATGGCAATTTTTGACAGTGGGACAACATTGACTTACTTACCACCAGAGTTGCAGGAACAAATGGTGAAGAAG ATATTGGCTGCGGAGCCtggattgaaattgaaaaaaattgatGACAACGAGTTTACATGTTTCGAGTATTCCAAAAA CATTGATGAAAAGTTTCCTATTGTTAAGTTCAGTTTCAAGAATTCCGCTTCATTATGGGTGTATCCTCATGATTATCTGTTCAATATGAAA GAGGATCACTGGTGTCATGGTTGGATGCAATCTAAACCTGGATCAAAAACCGGCATTCTTCTGGGAG ATATGATCCTTTCGAATAAGGTAGTCGTATACGATCTTGAAAAGCAGGTCCTTGGGTGGGCTGATCACAACT GTTCTTCAAGCATAAAAGTGAAAGATGACCAGTCAGGGTCAGACTACTCTGTTCAGTACCACAATCTTGCTTCAGATGCTTCCAGCCTAAGACTACCAATGTCATTCGTGTTATTAGCAACCGCTGCTGCTACTGCTATGATGCAAATGACTTCTATATAA
- the LOC133721501 gene encoding uncharacterized protein LOC133721501 isoform X3, which yields MISEEEGNARVLWCLKCKEGTSETNRLLVCCENGCPIVIHEECMTVQPQFDDMGNFYCPYCAYKWISHLCKQKEKMLDLSALKLTNWILRATQGDSEQRRREVDDDEENGGVSARQDFENVKGGERQEEREPLVVEPLLTVRLSDIQGTSDGDEGLGKRVAEEEDNGTRKLPKSLSTSFASLDRRRVLWTKEEEQALKEGVKEFWTTNRKSIPWEKICEAYKDRFHSSRTAANLKDKWKFMTKTATKKGCFEELQVSEVK from the exons ATGATATCAGAGGAGGAGGGCAACGCGAGGGTTTTGTGGTGTCTCAAGTGTAAAGAGGGTACTAGTGAAACCAACAGATTGTTGGTTTGTTGTGAGAATGGATGCCCAATTGTTATTCATGAAGAGTGTATGACGGTGCAGCCTCAGTTTGATGATATGGGTAACTTTTACTGCCCTTATTGTGCATACAAGTGGATAAGCCATTTGTGTAAGCAGAAAGAGAAAATGTTAGACCTATCCGCTCTTAAATTGACCAACTGGATTTTGAGGGCAACCCAAGGAGACAGTGAGCAGAGGAGGAGGGAGGTTGACGATGATGAAGAGAATGGCGGTGTATCTGCAAGGCAGGATTTTGAGAATGTTAAAGGTGGAGAAAGACAGGAGGAAAGAGAGCCTTTGGTGGTGGAGCCTCTGCTAACAGTGAGGCTTTCTGATATACAAGGAACGTCAGAtggagatgaaggacttggtaAAAGGGTGGCCGAGGAGGAGGACAATGGAACCAGAAAGTTGCCAAAATCTTTGAG CACAAGCTTTGCATCTCTTGATAGACGGAGAGTATTATGGACCAAGGAAGAGGAACAAGCTTTAAAG GAGGGAGTGAAAGAATTTTGGACCACAAATAGAAAGTCTATACCCTGGGAGAAAATATGTGAGGCTTACAAAGATAGATTTCACAGTTCACGTACTGCAGCTAATCTCAAGGATAAATGGAAGTTTATGACCAAAACAGCAACAAAAAAGG
- the LOC133722614 gene encoding uncharacterized protein LOC133722614 yields the protein MMMIMMMNSCCTTGTSATTFTALLAATTTTTSCCLRRRESKTTTAASSKSIFFISKYSKPFSTASSSQDSHHVHHPFLLRVTNDQGGTELSSSSSSSSDKEYLRSEADRIVDGLNFGELCDEFECISSPLVEATARQLVRDILELREGNRALGTFALSVQYKDPVRSFSGRDKYKRPLWITTALEKPSVSVQEMSMLSTRVLSIKWTIKGKPKNILGGDLILKINSQFTLNQISGQVTRHEEFWDLSASSFISQAYFWTSRRLFATIEGGKDLTDAVKSLSNRFPTEKQNMDIFPDPYGDPTKFFQRDDGFQRDVYQIALFLALVYFVVQLLRTTL from the exons ATGATGATGATCATGATGATGAATAGCTGCTGCACTACTGGTACTAGTGCTACTACTTTCACTGCGCTCCTTGCAGCAACAACCACTACCACCAGCTGCTGCCTTCGCCGCCGCGAAAGCAAAACTACTACTGCTGCTAGTAGTAAATCTATATTTTTCATCTCCAAGTACTCCAAGCCTTTTAGTACTGCGTCTTCCTCCCAAGATTCACACCATGTCCACCACCCTTTTTTACTGCGCG TAACAAATGATCAGGGTGGGACTGAattgtcctcctcctcctcctcttcctctgaTAAAGAATATCTAAGATCAGAGGCTGATAGAATTGTGGATGGCTTGAACTTTGGGGAGCTTTGCGACGAGTTTGAGTGCATTAGCAGCCCCTTGGTGGAGGCCACTGCTCGACAGCTTGTCCGCGACATCCTTGAGCTTCGGGAAGGCAATCGCGCCCTTGGAACCTTTGCTCTTTCGGTTCAATACAAG GACCCCGTCAGAAGTTTTAGTGGTCGTGACAAGTACAAGAGACCACTATGGATAACCACCGCACTAGAGAAGCCTTCTGTG AGTGTTCAAGAAATGAGCATGTTATCGACCAGGGTGCTTAGTATAAAATGGACAATCAAAGGCAAGCCCAAGAACATTCTAGGAGGAGATTTGATTCTAAAAATCAACTCCCAATTCACTCTGAATCAGATCAGTGGCCAAGTGACTCGACATGAAGAGTTTTGGGATTTATCAGCTTCTTCATTCATTTCACAAGCCTATTTCTGGACCTCGCGTCGTCTGTTTGCAACAATTGAGGGTGGAAAAGACTTGACTGATGCAGTTAAAAGTCTTTCCAACCGCTTCCCAACAGAAAAACAGAACATGGACATTTTTCCAGACCCTTATGGTGATCCAACTAAG TTCTTTCAAAGGGACGACGGTTTCCAAAGAGATGTGTATCAAATTGCTCTGTTCCTGGCACTTGTTTATTTTGTTGTACAACTTTTGAGAACAACCTT ATAA
- the LOC133721501 gene encoding uncharacterized protein LOC133721501 isoform X2, producing MISEEEGNARVLWCLKCKEGTSETNRLLVCCENGCPIVIHEECMTVQPQFDDMGNFYCPYCAYKWISHLCKQKEKMLDLSALKLTNWILRATQGDSEQRRREVDDDEENGGVSARQDFENVKGGERQEEREPLVVEPLLTVRLSDIQGTSDGDEGLGKRVAEEEDNGTRKLPKSLSTSFASLDRRRVLWTKEEEQALKEGVKEFWTTNRKSIPWEKICEAYKDRFHSSRTAANLKDKWKFMTKTATKKGCFEELQVSELK from the exons ATGATATCAGAGGAGGAGGGCAACGCGAGGGTTTTGTGGTGTCTCAAGTGTAAAGAGGGTACTAGTGAAACCAACAGATTGTTGGTTTGTTGTGAGAATGGATGCCCAATTGTTATTCATGAAGAGTGTATGACGGTGCAGCCTCAGTTTGATGATATGGGTAACTTTTACTGCCCTTATTGTGCATACAAGTGGATAAGCCATTTGTGTAAGCAGAAAGAGAAAATGTTAGACCTATCCGCTCTTAAATTGACCAACTGGATTTTGAGGGCAACCCAAGGAGACAGTGAGCAGAGGAGGAGGGAGGTTGACGATGATGAAGAGAATGGCGGTGTATCTGCAAGGCAGGATTTTGAGAATGTTAAAGGTGGAGAAAGACAGGAGGAAAGAGAGCCTTTGGTGGTGGAGCCTCTGCTAACAGTGAGGCTTTCTGATATACAAGGAACGTCAGAtggagatgaaggacttggtaAAAGGGTGGCCGAGGAGGAGGACAATGGAACCAGAAAGTTGCCAAAATCTTTGAG CACAAGCTTTGCATCTCTTGATAGACGGAGAGTATTATGGACCAAGGAAGAGGAACAAGCTTTAAAG GAGGGAGTGAAAGAATTTTGGACCACAAATAGAAAGTCTATACCCTGGGAGAAAATATGTGAGGCTTACAAAGATAGATTTCACAGTTCACGTACTGCAGCTAATCTCAAGGATAAATGGAAGTTTATGACCAAAACAGCAACAAAAAAGG gttGTTTTGAGGAATTGCAGGTATCCGAGCTGAAGTAG
- the LOC133721500 gene encoding nucleosome assembly protein 1;1-like, protein MAQSSSSAERAKTSIQDDDDAAAIEAYKTYVRVMSCIPPTHFKEMEKTEPESMRKLKLSLESRDQLKEIHADIVKEEALFVEERKRWLADNRDLYTDMNQFFVKRCQWETDFKEIHLKPLYEKRCIAAKAVPAFWLTAMIANKTLYKQIAERDTKALYFLNDIKSSRTTDLKGFELKFTFDDHNPYFKNKVLTKKYEVIDDNESVSLKAIGTKIDWYPSQKLTQQSGKSSESFFKFFSSYATVDPLSFDKEADELKGDLPTDYLIGTKFRDKIIPHAISWHRFSEDDDSDFGDDSDEECERCSRW, encoded by the exons ATGGCGCAATCATCTTCCAGTGCAGAGAGGGCAAAAACATCGATCCAAGATGACGACGACGCCGCCGCAATTGAAGCCTACAAGACTTACGTACGGGTGATGTCTTGCATTCCCCCAACCCACTTCAAAGAGATGG AAAAAACCGAACCAGAGAGTATGCGTAAACTTAAG ttGAGCCTCGAATCCAGGGACCAACTGAAAGAGATACAT GCTGACATTGTCAAGGAGGAAGCCCTCTTTGTtgaggagagaaagagatggCTGGCGGATAACCGGGATCTCTATACTGACATG AATCAGTTTTTTGTCAAAAGATGTCAATGGGAAACTGATTTTAAGGAAATCCACTTAAAGCCTCTTTATGAAAAG AGATGTATTGCTGCTAAAGCAGTCCCTGCCTTTTGGCTTACTGCAATGATTGCTAACAAGACACTTTATAAGCAG ATTGCAGAGAGAGATACAAAGGCTTTGTACTTTCTGAATGATATCAAGTCTAGTAGGACAACTGATTTGAAAGGATTTGAGCTGAAGTTCACCTTTGACGATCATAATCCTTATTTTAAGAATAAGGTCTTGACTAAAAAGTATGAGGTGATTGATGACAACGAGTCTGTTTCGTTGAAGGCAATTGG GACTAAAATAGACTGGTATCCTTCTCAAAAATTAACGCAGCAGAGTGGTAAAAGCAGTGAAAGTTTCTTTAAGTTCTTTAGTTCATATGCTACTGTCGATCCTCTTTCTTTTGACAAAGAAGCT GATGAACTCAAAGGCGACCTTCCGACGGATTATTTAATTGG TACCAAGTTTCGAGATAAGATCATTCCGCATGCTATATCCTGGCATAGATTTTCAGAAGACGATGATAGTGATTTTGGAGATGACAGTGATGAAGAATGTGAGCGTTGCTCAAGGTGGTAG
- the LOC133721499 gene encoding nucleosome assembly protein 1;1-like produces MAQSSTSGKRAKTSIHDDVSGNDAAAIEAYKTYVRVMSCIPPTHFKEMEKTKPESMRKHKLLLESRDQLKEIHADIVKEEALFVEERKRWVADNRNLCTDMNKFFVERCQWETNFKEIYLKPLYEKRCIAAKGVPDFWLTAMIANKILYKQIAERDTEALYFLNDIESSRTIDLKGFELKFTFDDHNPYFKNKVLTKKYEVIDDNESVSLKAIGTKIDWYPSQNLTQQSGKSSESFFKFFSSYATIDPLSFDKEADELKGDLPTDYLIGTKFRDKIIPHAISWYTFSEDDDSDFGDDNDEECERCSRW; encoded by the exons ATGGCGCAATCATCAACCAGTGGAAAGAGGGCAAAAACATCCATCCACGATGACGTCTCCGGCAACGACGCCGCCGCAATTGAAGCCTACAAGACTTACGTACGGGTGATGTCTTGCATTCCCCCAACCCACTTCAAAGAGATGG AAAAAACCAAACCAGAGAGTATGCGTAAGCATAAG tTGTTGCTCGAGTCCAGGGACCAACTGAAAGAGATACAT GCTGACATTGTCAAGGAGGAAGCCCTCTTTGTtgaggagagaaagagatggGTGGCTGATAACCGGAATCTCTGTACTGACATG AATAAGTTTTTTGTCGAAAGATGTCAATGGGAAACAAATTTTAAGGAAATATACTTAAAGCCTCTTTATGAAAAG AGATGTATTGCTGCTAAAGGAGTCCCTGACTTTTGGCTTACTGCAATGATTGCTAACAAGATACTTTATAAGCAG ATTGCAGAGAGAGATACAGAGGCTTTGTACTTTTTGAATGATATCGAGTCTAGTAGGACAATTGATTTGAAAGGATTTGAGCTGAAGTTCACCTTTGACGATCATAATCCTTATTTTAAGAATAAAGTCTTAACTAAAAAGTATGAGGTGATTGATGACAACGAGTCTGTTTCGTTGAAGGCAATTGG GACTAAAATAGACTGGTATCCTTCTCAAAACTTAACGCAGCAGAGTGGTAAAAGCAGTGAAAGTTTCTTTAAGTTCTTTAGTTCATATGCTACTATCGATCCTCTTTCTTTTGACAAAGAAGCT GATGAACTCAAAGGCGACCTTCCAACGGATTATTTAATTGG TACCAAGTTTCGAGACAAGATCATTCCGCATGCTATATCCTGGTATACATTTTCAGAGGATGATGATAGTGATTTTGGAGATGACAATGATGAAGAATGTGAGCGTTGCTCAAGATGGTAG
- the LOC133722627 gene encoding thioredoxin F-type, chloroplastic-like isoform X1, whose translation MALLQSATLPPLRSICCSTPSKHPITYPSSISSSGSGSGSSSGSSSSSSSSSSSSLVGLVRRKTAFAVRSSLDTAATVGQVTEVDKDTFWPIVNAAGDKTVVLDMYTQWCGPCKIIAPKYVELSQKYDDVIFLKLDCNQENKQPLAKELGIRVVPTFKILKHDKVVKEVTGAKFDDLVAAIETVRTS comes from the exons ATGGCTCTTCTCCAGTCTGCCACTCTCCCTCCTCTTCGCTCCATTTGCTGCTCCACTCCGTCGAAACATCCGATCACTTacccttcttccatttcaagcTCAGGCTCAGGCTCAGGCTCAAGCTCAGGCTCAAGCTCAAGCTCTAGCTCTAGCTCTAGCTCTAGCTTGGTGGGCTTGGTGAGGCGGAAGACGGCCTTTGCGGTCAGGTCTAGCTTGGACACTGCCGCCACCGTCGGCCAGGTCACCGAGGTCGACAAGGACACCTTCTGGCCAATCGTCAATGCCGCCGGCGACAAGACCGTCGTCCTTGATATGTACACCCAATG GTGTGGTCCTTGCAAGATTATAGCTCCAAAATATGTAGAATTGTCACAGAAATATGACGATGTCATATTTTTGAAGCTTGATTGTAACCAAGAAAATAAG CAGCCATTGGCAAAGGAGCTTGGAATAAGGGTGGTTCCGACTTTCAAGATTTTGAAGCATGACAAGGTTGTAAAAGAAGTGACAGGGGCCAAATTTGATGATTTAGTTGCTGCCATAGAGACTGTTAGAACGAGCTGA
- the LOC133722627 gene encoding thioredoxin F-type, chloroplastic-like isoform X2 gives MALLQSATLPPLRSICCSTPSKHPITYPSSISSSGSGSGSSSGSSSSSSSSSSSSLVGLVRRKTAFAVRSSLDTAATVGQVTEVDKDTFWPIVNAAGDKTVVLDMYTQWCGPCKIIAPKYVELSQKYDDVIFLKLDCNQENKPLAKELGIRVVPTFKILKHDKVVKEVTGAKFDDLVAAIETVRTS, from the exons ATGGCTCTTCTCCAGTCTGCCACTCTCCCTCCTCTTCGCTCCATTTGCTGCTCCACTCCGTCGAAACATCCGATCACTTacccttcttccatttcaagcTCAGGCTCAGGCTCAGGCTCAAGCTCAGGCTCAAGCTCAAGCTCTAGCTCTAGCTCTAGCTCTAGCTTGGTGGGCTTGGTGAGGCGGAAGACGGCCTTTGCGGTCAGGTCTAGCTTGGACACTGCCGCCACCGTCGGCCAGGTCACCGAGGTCGACAAGGACACCTTCTGGCCAATCGTCAATGCCGCCGGCGACAAGACCGTCGTCCTTGATATGTACACCCAATG GTGTGGTCCTTGCAAGATTATAGCTCCAAAATATGTAGAATTGTCACAGAAATATGACGATGTCATATTTTTGAAGCTTGATTGTAACCAAGAAAATAAG CCATTGGCAAAGGAGCTTGGAATAAGGGTGGTTCCGACTTTCAAGATTTTGAAGCATGACAAGGTTGTAAAAGAAGTGACAGGGGCCAAATTTGATGATTTAGTTGCTGCCATAGAGACTGTTAGAACGAGCTGA
- the LOC133721501 gene encoding uncharacterized protein LOC133721501 isoform X4 produces the protein MTVQPQFDDMGNFYCPYCAYKWISHLCKQKEKMLDLSALKLTNWILRATQGDSEQRRREVDDDEENGGVSARQDFENVKGGERQEEREPLVVEPLLTVRLSDIQGTSDGDEGLGKRVAEEEDNGTRKLPKSLSTSFASLDRRRVLWTKEEEQALKEGVKEFWTTNRKSIPWEKICEAYKDRFHSSRTAANLKDKWKFMTKTATKKGNLIPSLRCFEELQVSELK, from the exons ATGACGGTGCAGCCTCAGTTTGATGATATGGGTAACTTTTACTGCCCTTATTGTGCATACAAGTGGATAAGCCATTTGTGTAAGCAGAAAGAGAAAATGTTAGACCTATCCGCTCTTAAATTGACCAACTGGATTTTGAGGGCAACCCAAGGAGACAGTGAGCAGAGGAGGAGGGAGGTTGACGATGATGAAGAGAATGGCGGTGTATCTGCAAGGCAGGATTTTGAGAATGTTAAAGGTGGAGAAAGACAGGAGGAAAGAGAGCCTTTGGTGGTGGAGCCTCTGCTAACAGTGAGGCTTTCTGATATACAAGGAACGTCAGAtggagatgaaggacttggtaAAAGGGTGGCCGAGGAGGAGGACAATGGAACCAGAAAGTTGCCAAAATCTTTGAG CACAAGCTTTGCATCTCTTGATAGACGGAGAGTATTATGGACCAAGGAAGAGGAACAAGCTTTAAAG GAGGGAGTGAAAGAATTTTGGACCACAAATAGAAAGTCTATACCCTGGGAGAAAATATGTGAGGCTTACAAAGATAGATTTCACAGTTCACGTACTGCAGCTAATCTCAAGGATAAATGGAAGTTTATGACCAAAACAGCAACAAAAAAGGGTAATTTGATACCATCGCTGC gttGTTTTGAGGAATTGCAGGTATCCGAGCTGAAGTAG
- the LOC133721501 gene encoding uncharacterized protein LOC133721501 isoform X1, whose amino-acid sequence MISEEEGNARVLWCLKCKEGTSETNRLLVCCENGCPIVIHEECMTVQPQFDDMGNFYCPYCAYKWISHLCKQKEKMLDLSALKLTNWILRATQGDSEQRRREVDDDEENGGVSARQDFENVKGGERQEEREPLVVEPLLTVRLSDIQGTSDGDEGLGKRVAEEEDNGTRKLPKSLSTSFASLDRRRVLWTKEEEQALKEGVKEFWTTNRKSIPWEKICEAYKDRFHSSRTAANLKDKWKFMTKTATKKGNLIPSLRCFEELQVSELK is encoded by the exons ATGATATCAGAGGAGGAGGGCAACGCGAGGGTTTTGTGGTGTCTCAAGTGTAAAGAGGGTACTAGTGAAACCAACAGATTGTTGGTTTGTTGTGAGAATGGATGCCCAATTGTTATTCATGAAGAGTGTATGACGGTGCAGCCTCAGTTTGATGATATGGGTAACTTTTACTGCCCTTATTGTGCATACAAGTGGATAAGCCATTTGTGTAAGCAGAAAGAGAAAATGTTAGACCTATCCGCTCTTAAATTGACCAACTGGATTTTGAGGGCAACCCAAGGAGACAGTGAGCAGAGGAGGAGGGAGGTTGACGATGATGAAGAGAATGGCGGTGTATCTGCAAGGCAGGATTTTGAGAATGTTAAAGGTGGAGAAAGACAGGAGGAAAGAGAGCCTTTGGTGGTGGAGCCTCTGCTAACAGTGAGGCTTTCTGATATACAAGGAACGTCAGAtggagatgaaggacttggtaAAAGGGTGGCCGAGGAGGAGGACAATGGAACCAGAAAGTTGCCAAAATCTTTGAG CACAAGCTTTGCATCTCTTGATAGACGGAGAGTATTATGGACCAAGGAAGAGGAACAAGCTTTAAAG GAGGGAGTGAAAGAATTTTGGACCACAAATAGAAAGTCTATACCCTGGGAGAAAATATGTGAGGCTTACAAAGATAGATTTCACAGTTCACGTACTGCAGCTAATCTCAAGGATAAATGGAAGTTTATGACCAAAACAGCAACAAAAAAGGGTAATTTGATACCATCGCTGC gttGTTTTGAGGAATTGCAGGTATCCGAGCTGAAGTAG